The stretch of DNA GGTTGAAGGGATGCGAGCTAAATGTTTTTGCTCGGTGAGAATGACCTTGGCTTGGGCATCTTCGAGCATGAACTGCAATCGCTGTGTGGGATAGTCCACATCTACGGGTACATAGGCTCCACCTGCTTTGAGGATGGCGAAAATGCCGATGAGCATGTCTATGGAACGATCTAAACACAAGGCTACAAAATCTTCTTTTCCGATTCCTTTTGATTGAAGGTGCTGCGCCAATTGGTTGGATTTGGCATTGAAGTCTGCGTAGGTGAGTGTTTCATTTTCAGAAATGAGGGCCGTTTTTTTTGGGTTTTTGGCGACAATTTCTTCAAATAGTTGAGGAATGCTTAGATGATTAGGAAAGAATATATGTGATGAAGTAGTGTGATTCATTGCTTAGAATTAATATTAGTCAAAAATTAATATACCTTACAAGTTGCTTGTAATTTGGAGATTATAGGTGAATAGCTTGCGTAAAGGGTATAGGTAAGGCTTTACTGACAGTGCCATGACAATATACTTGACTAAAATTGTGCCAAAGTTGGGGATATATGAAGGGAAATATGTTCTGAGAGAGCAATTTTGTAGCGGGTCAGTAACTTTGAGTTATTTATTGAATAAGTTATGTGTATAAATGAAGACACGAAGACTTTTAGGTGTTGTATTTCAACAATCTACACTATATTTTTTGTGGTTTCATCACCTCGATTTTTGTTTCTACATCACAGGTTTGGTGATTGATAATCAGGGTTGCCTTTACATTGACTCTACAATCGTTATCACTGAATGGTTTATCAAAAAGGAAGGATTGTTCGTAGTGAATTAGTTCGTGGTGGTCATCTGAATTCATAGAAATCTTGAGTTCTTCGGGAGTGGTTTGCATACAAATAAATGTACATCCGATGGATCCATTGGGTATGAGTCCATATTCCTTTGCTATTTTGCAACACGCTTCGTGCTTCATGCTTTGTTTCAAGATGATTTCATTTTCCTCAATTGAAGTCTGAATACGTTGATTTAATTTTTCACTCCAATTTACAATATACTGGCTAAGTTTTTCTTGTGCTTCGAGTTTGAGCGTGTATAGGGTAAATAGGTTTTCATATTCTTGCTGTTTGTGGGCTATTTCGGAACAGTTCATTCTTGAGGTCTTTGACAAGTAATACAGACAATCTTGAAGAATGATTTCATCTCTAATTTTCAGAATGTCCTCTCGGTTGCAACAGGGGGTGGTTTGGAGGATTGATTCAATGGAATCTAGCCTTTCTTCCAATTCTACATGCTTATTGTAAAGATATAACTTCAATCGTCCAAATTTTTTCTTTTGTTCTTCAATTTCTTGCATCAAATTTTCCATTTTTTGATGGAGGTTTGGATTGTTAAATCTGCTATGGGTGAGAAGGTGTCTGCTGTAAACGAGCATTTTTTTTGTTTGTTCTACTAATTCGTCACATCTGCCTTCTATTTCCAACGAGTTGAAGGAGTCGAATATCCACTGATTCATGGTTTTGTGTAGCTCATCACGACATAGGTTCAACTTGTTTACCTGTTCGGGTTCGATGATTGATTGATATTTGGCAAAAGTGGTATCAAATTGATAGGCTTTTTCCAATTTTTCGAGAGGAGTCATGGGACTATTTTGGAAAGCTTCGATTTGGGTTCTGTATTCTTCTATTTGATCTTTTGAACATTGGATGAAGCCAATCAGCATTGTTATGCTTATTAAACCTATAAGAGAATGGGAGAAATGGTATGGTTTATTCATGGGCGTTTTTATTAAAGGTTGACGTATTTATTTTTGGAGCTAAATGACTGGAAGCCAATTTATTTACCATCCAATTAATACAACTTATTGTTCTTAAAAAAAGTTCCTTTGTATTGCATTGATTATGAAAAATTTCTCGACTATTTTTCGCAAAATCCATATACCCCTAAATTTTCTATTTAGGCAATGTTATTTTTAGTTAAAAACTATGTTATTTAGCTAAATAATTTTATTTTTGTCAAATTATTTTCAATTTAATTAACCTAAAATTTTTAAGATTATGTCTATTAGCGATTTTTTGATTTCCGAATTGCAGTATGAATTGGCTGTTACTGAAAAGTTTCTTGCTCGTGTTCCTGAGGATAAAATGGATTGGCAGCCTCATCCAAAGTCTATGACTGTTCGACAGTTGGTAGGACATATTGCAGAAATTCCTGGATGGATTCCTGTGACAATGAATACGGGTGAGTTCAAATTGGATAACTATCAAGCTCCTTCTCTCAATTCTACTGCAGATGCAATTGCAGAATTGAAGGCAAATGGGGAGAAGGCGATTGCTTCTTTGCGGAATGCTTCGGATGAGGATTATTCAAAAATGTGGAAAATGACTCATGGAGGTCATACGCTGATGGAATTACCGAAATACAATGCACTAAGGACTGGAGGAATGGGACAATTGCCACATCACCGAGCGCAGTTGGGGGTCTATCTTCGGTTGTTGGATGTGCCTGTGCCTGCTACTTATGGACCTTCGGCGGATGAGCAGTCATAAGTGAAATTTCAAATTTAACGTATGAGTATTCAAAAAAGCCCAATTGAAGAGTTGATTAAATTGGGCTTTTCGCACTTGTGGGGGATTAGTTTTTCTGGTTCATCGAAGATTTTAGTGGAGTGGCTAAAAAGCTTCAAAAGATTAACTTTGCATAATGGAAACATCAA from Chitinophagales bacterium encodes:
- a CDS encoding DinB family protein; the protein is MSISDFLISELQYELAVTEKFLARVPEDKMDWQPHPKSMTVRQLVGHIAEIPGWIPVTMNTGEFKLDNYQAPSLNSTADAIAELKANGEKAIASLRNASDEDYSKMWKMTHGGHTLMELPKYNALRTGGMGQLPHHRAQLGVYLRLLDVPVPATYGPSADEQS